The window AAGCTCAGTGATGTATGAGACTAAACCCCAAGGCAAGGCCTGGGAATATGACCCAGCTAAATTAATTGGAATCACTAATCATTTCCCCACAGTCAATGGGAATATGTTTGACTCTCTTCTCCTACTTCTTCTCCTAGGagcttccattttattttctccaagaATTACTGTTCGAAGATGGACCAACAAAAAGAACTGGAGAGAATGTCATTATTTGATCTTCTCTAAACATGATAATACCACCAGCATTTCTAGGGGGATGGTGGCAGAATAATGGCAAAAGCATGAGGCAGAGGAGTGGTCGAGTGAAACCCAAAACCATGTTGTGTCTAAGAACTGCATATTTGGGACACATATTTCTGCAAAGCTGGTTTGGATTAGAACATTTTTATCTAGAGATTTCAACCAGCTCATCAGCAAATGTTTCAGCATTGCTGTTatgttatttaaaattcttgcaTTACAGTGCCTGATGCTCTTCCTGTCTCCTGTCAGCTGCCTAGGTTCGGCTTTGCTCTtcgtattttctttttcttttgcttccaaATTGTGGGGAATCGCCACTTAAAGCAAGGGCAAAACATCTCTAAAGAGCTGGGCTTAATCTTTTGTAAGGGGATGGTTTGGAAGGTAAATGTAAGACTATGAACATAACGCTGAAAGGAGCCTCAGGGGCAAACTGGGCTGTGAGCAGTGGGGCTCTGCAAGAAACTGGAGGAGAAAATACCTGAAGATGTGTGGAGATAACTTGTTCCTGGGAAGAAGTACACCCTGTAGGACTTGAAAACACTGCAAGTTACTGCAATCTCAGGAGAACACTgaagaaagaataatttctgGCCATTGCAAAGATACTCTCCCATAGTGATGTGCCTGTCACACAAATAACCAGCTTGAGTCATGCCAGGATCGACTAATATTCCCCATAGCATGACCAGGGGAATTTCAGGTCATTGAAATCTTTCCAAATCAATGAAACATTATAAGTGTGATGGCAGGCAAGAGATGGACACACAAATGGGTAAACAGATAGATGAGCAGTTAGCTGGCTTGGTAAACAATGGTTAAAGCACATGAAGTCTATGTTggatgaaaatttaaaaaacaaaaacaaaaacaaacaaaaaaaccaaaccgaaccaaaaccaaaaaaaacccaaaaaaaaccccaaaaaaccaaaccaccaaaacaaaaaaacccacaacttttTTTCTATCAAAAGTTAAATTTTGCCTGACAAGAGTATTTAAGGTCAGCACATCAGTGTCAGTCATAGCACAAAGCTCAGTCTCAAAGATGCAGTGTattggaaaggggaaaaaactttGAATAAATAATCTTATGGAAGCTACACTTCTCTGTACTTTTGAAAGTTCAGCTATCTTGGTGTGATGGTTCATTCTAAGGCCCAGGAGGAACTGACTTCAGGTTGATAGCAGAGAGATATCCACAGAAATGGAATgtttcacagaaatgttttacagaaacatttcagCCTTGTTCGAAGAATGGGGTATGGGGAAGGTATAATACACAAAGCAACCTCTGGCTAAATCTGCCCTGACTAAAGCCTCCCTAATTCAAACTTTTATGGGTTAAGGCCTGggtggctggagctgccaggatTGGCTGCAGCCCAATGCACGCTGCACTGAGCATTAATTTAGTAAGAAGAAGTTTGGCTGGGTTTAATTAAGCCCCTTGCCAAGATACAGTAATGTGTTGAAAGTGAGGAAAGTGCAATGATGTGAAGGAATCAAAGGAAgttaaatattcctttttacAGCATGAATATCATCCTCCCATGGACCGATGTGTGTGACTGGAGCACTGTCCTGTGCAATGGAAATGGCAATAcctgttccttttccttcccacaggctTTTACCATCATGGATCAGAACAGGGATGGCTTTATTGACAAAGCAGACTTGAGAGACACATTTGCTGCACTAGGTAAACTAATAATTCAATACTTAAGAGATACGCTGTCTCAATTTCAAGCACAGAAGAAAGGTTACTATTAGGATGACAGCGGGGGAAGAAATGAGATACACAGGGGGCAAAAGGAAACCTGTTCAGTTTGACCTTCCTCCCTGTGGTAGTTGGGATCTCAGTACAGAGCTCCAGCTGGAAAGTCTCCTGAGCAGGGAGCGGAATGAAGGTCTGATCCCTCCCCTGCAACAATTTCAGAAGAAGCCCCCCCAAGCGGGGGTCCATGCCAGGcatttctgatttccctctgaACCCAGGCTTCCCAGGCTGCACCTTTTTCATCTGGGAGCCATGGAATATCCACTGATTAGCACTGCAGTCATGGACtagctgcccctctgcccacacaAACTGGAGGGCTTCTTCATGTGaagttctgtgctgctgtgagttTGTGTGGGGTGAAACGTGCATGTCATGAGATTAGGTATTGTCCATTCCACGGCTATCACAGTCTTGATAGTATCAGGCAGATTAGAGCAAATCTtcccaaggaaagaaaaaattcaagCGCACGTGACCCCAAACCTGGAGTTGTATCCTTGTTGCAGTATTCGAGGCTTGAACAGTGATGTAGGCATTTGGGCTTCTGCCATCTGGAGCTTATTAAAAAGAGCTTGATAAGAATCTTTAGTGCTCCCTGGGGTGGAATCAGACGCCAGCGGAGTCAGTGCAAGGAGCAGAAGCTCCTGAACTCTTTATTGTGACAATGAGGTTTGCAAACTTTGGCCTGTAGCTACTGTTaccctgaaatatttatttcttaaggCCAAGTTCTGCTATCTTTCCTGTTTAGTAAAGCCTTTCAATGCCTATAAAGTACATTCACAGCAAATTACCACTCAGTTTGAGGAGGGTTGCCAGGGTCTAAATTCTCATCAATAGGGCTGCAGAAGGATGGGGAAGGGATACCACTACTCAGCTCGTCCATCTGCCCTCTACTCAGAGAGGTGGCTCAATATACAGGAGGGCAAAGACTGAGACCTTGGATTCACTTCAGTCACTTTGATCTCCGCTATATTAATATCAGTGGGGCCCATATTTCAcctgaggttaaaaaaaaaaaaaaaaaaaaaaaagccccaacccAAAAAGCAGTTTATTTGGAAGTGCCCTTTCTCTCGTCCACTGCTGGCCACGGCTGTGTTATTTATCCTTCTTGCTCCTTCAGTCACCCTTTGATCTCAGAGCCAGCTCtgccaatttctttttcactgggGTATTCGGGAGTTGTGTTCTACCATGTTATTAGCAAAGTTGCACAGAGCCCTGAGCTCCCCAGTGGGAGGAGATGAATGGGAATTGTTTTTTGAAACACAATTTGTGATTTATTATGAAAAATGATCTCTGCTGCAGGTCGTCTGAATGTCAAGAATGAAGAGCTTGAAGACATGGTGAAGGAGGCGCCAGGTCCTATTAACTTCACTGTCTTCCTCACCATGTTTGGGGAAAAGCTGAAAGGTAAGTACCTCTGGGGGATTGGAGAGGTATCTGTCAAAGATCCTCGGCACTGAAATATCTCAGCACCTTGCAAATTATAATAATGTCTCCACAGAACAATGCTTAGAGGCAAGGAGGGATCTCCAGTTTTGCAGACAGAAGGGAAGAATGAAAGGCTAAGGGACGATGCAGAGGACAATTCAAAGGTGTGATTTAGCTTACACAAGCTAACATGAAAGTGGTGAGTTGGGATCCAGAAAGTGATGAAACCTCAGCAGCCTGGAGCACGGTGCAGGGGAGTTATTCACCATCAGAAGGCTCCTGGGCTGAACTCATGCTCATGCTCTAGTCTCCCAGTGTTAGCTGGTCTTAAGTATCtctaaaaacccaaactttttgCACTCCTTTGTCACATTAAGCAAACATGGGCTCCCCTCATTTCCTGTATTCATTGTAACTCAGCGGCCCAGCCTCACTTGAGGCCAATAGTGATTTTGCCATTAGGTGAAGATTTCACTGAATAACCCTTAATCGAGTGGATAAAttgaaataattacatttcAGTGGATTTACAATAATAAGGGAAGGGGTTTTACCCATTGCCACAGAATATATAGGGAACACTATGGGAAGTTCAGGAAATGTGGGTAGTGAATTTGCTGTGTGAGCTGGTAATTTAGTCATGTCTCTTCCCCAGTTAATGGCTGGAAACTGCAAGAGAGGGGATGTGAGGCCAAGACAGAACTCCAGTCATCTTCCTACAGGCAtaagagaaaagtgaaaacctTCAAAGCAGGGCTGGGCTAAGCCAAGCACATTCCAGAAGTTTGTTAAAGCAACTAATGaatagaaaaatggaaaaatctgaTCCTAtcttcttaaaaacatttttgttttgctgctggaCTCTGGCTTTATATTGCTAAACACAATTCCAGGGAAGGGTTTTCTATGCTTGGAATAGAAAACAGAGAGGTCTGAAAGACAGAATTCATGTAGTTGGTTCTGGAAGAAAGACACTCTTGCTAAAGAGGGCAGGAAGTCTGGGAAGCATgagaggggatggagaaggCTGACTGAGGAGGGGATTTCATTCCCCAGACATCAACCTGTCTGTGGTACCCCCTCCAGGACATTCCAGGTGTCTTCTGGCAGAGTAGGGAGCGCCCTCCTCCATATTCTTCCTCTTGGGACACGTGAACATTTGTTGTGGGGTGGCCTGCTGTCCATTCCATTTGTGAGCGTGGAAAtgagctcttcctcctctcccttcttcctcctctcccctcttctcccctgCCCCATGCAGTTGCTGGAGCTGGCAAAGCCTCTGGCCCTGCCAATCCTTTGGCCTGaaagcagagccagcacaggAAGGTGAATGGCAAAGCAGAACCCTCTTGTCTGCAGGTTTCCTGTTGGCTACTAGCAAAggaggagggtttttttaatttccatttggTGAAGGGAAAATCACAGCTGTGCTTGTCATGCCCTTCTGGTTGGGTTTGTCATGCAAAGGAAGCAGAGCCAAAAGACTGCAGATTCCCAATCAAAACTAATTGGGATGAAGAGCCTTTGTAGTGCAAttagaaagggagaaagggcTGGAGGAAGTGGATATGGCAATTTTGCAACACTCTTTATTAGCTAAGTACCACTCAGAGAATTTGGTGAAAGGTGCTTTCTAAGTAAAATTTGTTGTGCTATAATTGATTTCTGTCATAAAGGGGAAGCTGGGATTTTCAGGATGAGCTTTAGCTTTGTATGTTGAGATTATGATGCCAGATGAACAGCTAACAAAACTCGGTTTATGTTAATGCCAACCACATGGAGCTGCTTCTACAGGGAGTCAGAATAATACAATTTgtacagaaaacagagatgcCGCACATCAAAGAAACCACTTTATTTACCAGCTAATCAATAAAGAATGCCTGCTGCATTGCTTCTCTTCAAAGCCAAAGTCCAAGGATATGACAGAGTAGAAAATGTAAAacacagtaaggaaaaaaaaatcccccccacAGCGGTGACTACTTAAAATGCAGccctctccctggagctgggggatGTTTCTCTTCATGGGACAATCAAAACACTCATTAAACACCAATGCTCTTTGTATTGATCACAGATTCATTGCAGTTTGAATACACTGCTTACAGCCTGGCAAAAATAATATACATGGCCATTGTGTGGCAAGGAGGAGGCCATACAGCCCGAGGTTTGTTCACTGTTACATCCTCCAGGATCCTGCTAATCCCTGTTTGAAATCTTTCAGACAAAGCAAACTGCGAAGGCATCAGGAGAGTCTGTAGAGCAGGGGACCTTGGCTGGGTTCTGTTCTGGTTCTACCCCTGCCAAACTTTGAAACAAACTTTGAATCTGCAACCCTTTGTCTTGTATCCTTTTTTAATCGCTCTTTCAGCACACCAAATAGCTTCATTTTGTCCGTGGAATCAGTTCATCTGCTTGTAAATTTGGTATCCTACAGTTAACAAAGATTTGTATTATGGGTACTACggtaatattttgaaatattggGGAATAGTCAGGAACAGAGTACACAGTGTATCCTTTGGTGTGGGTTGAAAATGAGTGTACTCAGAATctgcagaattacagaataGTCAGAAACCCCAGCCAAGATTAAGGCACTGTGAAAATGAGTCCCTGACACAAATGTTTTCCAGTCTAAAAAGATGGGATAGAtaatggaaggaagaaaaggaagaccATTACAATCATTTTACTGCTGGgaacagagggacagggatATTAAAGTCATACCAAAAATCTGCGGCCCAGCTATGAGCAGAAGCAAAATCTTGTAGCCAAAGTTTAGTTCTTTAAACCATCCTGTTCCTGTAAGTAACACTTAATGAAGAGACACTTAAAGGCAAGGGCACAATGGGATTTAAGTGCAGATCCCCATCTCACATTGATCATCCTGTTTCCATTGCATTCCAATGGCATTTGGATTTTATGATGAGCTCCATTTCCTTTAGTGAGGGAAATAACCTCTTCTCTATATGGCCAAGAACAAGTAACATCAAAAAGTGTTTTTACAAGGAACGTACAGTGCAAGATTAAAGGAAGCCAGTGAGGGAAACAGtttgttatattttcatttctgaaagccACTAATCCTCTGGGTACTGATATTGGAGACCAGTTCCTGGAagttttctctcctgcagaCATAGAATAGATATgagttattatttttaagcttctGAGCATTGAACTATTCACCTCTATTGTTTATCTGACATGACAAATGCAGCCGACTTAGGGAACCTTTGTCTCCAAACCCACAACTGCAGTATTCTCCATTTTGCACTGTTTTCAAGCGAATGTAATTACTTAGCAAGtattctgcagccagagaaaTACATCCAGGCTtctaaattatatttcattaattttaggCACGGACCCAGAAGAAACCATTCTGAATGCTTTTAAGATTTTCGACCCAGAAGGAAAAGGCCGCATAAAGGCAGACTAGTAAGTTTATTTCAAATCCTTTAGAAGAATggaaacaataataataattgcaGAGTTTTAAAGATCTgtttaaaagctgtatttttcacagtattttaaGAGGCAGAGAAACATTTAGCTTTGTAAGCCAGAGTTAAAAGTCTGGACTGTTATATGAATGTATCTGTATACCAAAAAGAGATGTTATTGTCTTCAGACACTGCAAGAGCCAACGGAAATATAATCACATGTAGGCCATTAGATAGCCTCTTTTTGGAGGTCTGGATATAAATCGACACATGACTCTTTCCAAATTAACTCcatatgtaaaattaaaatgaatgtcTCGTGCCTAACTCTCAGTGCTTGGCTAAAATGGGAAAGCTACTCCCCTCTTTTAAAAAGTGATCAATTTAATTAACTCTGAGACATAGCTTTAGTGCAGGACgttttcctttttatgtgtTTATCATTTGAGCCTTCTGCTTCTAGAAATAATTTGCTGTAAAATTCCACTAGATACTGTGAGAGCCAAACCAAATAATACTATTAATAATCTGGCAATTATTGTCAAtacagctatttttaaataaggagGCAGAACCTAATTTGTATTCATATCCTGTTGCACCAACAAAGCAATGTAAAAGGACTTTAAGAGGTATTTGCACAAATGCAAACCCTCCTTGCACTGTCAGAATCGTGCAAGCAGGACTTTCAGGTGAGTGAGATAAATCATCAAAAAATCAAatcagggcagggatgaggAGGTTGGACCTACTGCTCCAGAGAAGTGTTTTAAGTGCCTAGATTGATGCAAATGTTTAAATCTGTTCATATGCTGAAATTTCATGGTGAATTTGGGGTCTGTACTTCTACTGCAGCAGTCATTTCAGGTAGACTTTAATAAAGCATGATATGTATAGGAAATCTATCTGGGAACCTTGAGTTACAAAATTGTATTTGCATCAATTATTTCTGCTTATGTTGTGATAGCCTCTGACCAGAACCCTGTGGAGATTTCCATGACATTA of the Hirundo rustica isolate bHirRus1 chromosome 19, bHirRus1.pri.v3, whole genome shotgun sequence genome contains:
- the MYL10 gene encoding myosin regulatory light chain 10 encodes the protein MAPKKAKKKIEGGSNVFSMFEQTQIQEFKEAFTIMDQNRDGFIDKADLRDTFAALGRLNVKNEELEDMVKEAPGPINFTVFLTMFGEKLKGTDPEETILNAFKIFDPEGKGRIKADYIKEMLMTQADRFSQEEINQMFAAFPPDVSGNLDYKNLCYVITHGEEKD